A window of Mustela lutreola isolate mMusLut2 chromosome X, mMusLut2.pri, whole genome shotgun sequence genomic DNA:
ATACTACACACCTGTGCTTactttaaaacatacaaaaacatgTACATTAAATTTAGAGTATCTCTTCATAAAAGGATTCAAAGTATATAGATGAAGTTAAAGCAACTTTGGACATAATCATTACCATGTACTAAGGTTATCTACATAATAAACTAAGGCAGAAGCATCATTTTGTACTTGTAAATATTATACTTTGTCTTctcaataaagtttattttaaaagggaagaaaatatgtACAGGAAATTTTAGTACTGATATATACTGCAATgtggatgagccttgaaaactTTATGCTACCGAAAGGttgtatattgtatgattccatatatatatacatatgaaatgtctagaatacaCAAATCTGTAGAGGCAAAGTAGATCGGTGTTTGTTAGGTgcccgggggtggagggggaagaaaatgagaacaccATTATATGCTACTGAGTGTGAggtttctttttagggtgatgaaaatatcCTAGAACTATATAATGATGATGGTTTCAGAGCTCTGTCATActtaaaaaactattaaattgtatactttaaaagggtgagtttgggggcacctgggtggctcagtcattgagcgtctgccttcagctcaggtcatgatctcagaatcctggtatcaagcccttgtcaggttccctgctctgtaggaagcctgcttcttcttctcctactccctctgcttgtgttccctctgtcactgtctctctctctttgttaaataaataaaaaatctttaaaagggtgAGTTTTGTTGTATATGAGTTACATTTCAAtcaagctgttttttaaaaaagaaatagcaacatAAGCATATTGTTCAGAAATATGGAAGTAAATACTAgaagaaaccaaaaatatttatggTAGTTGACTCTGGAGAATGAGAATGTGGAATGGCAAGACAgactgaaatttttaataataaattattttgcactattggattttacatttttttacagGTATcctatttgataaaaataaaaatgaactaaaaacaaaggacacacacacagacattgcGAGGACAAGTCAAAAGAGATTCTGATGTATTGGGTCTGAGGTGGGAACAGGGATTCTGAATTTTTGACAAGGTAGCCAGGTGATTTTAATTCAGGTGATCTTCGGGCAGCTAGCAAACTTGGAGAAACACTACCATATGCAATGTTGAAATCATGAGCAATGAATTGTCCTATAAGCCATCTCCTGTTGTGTTCCTTTTGGAGTGGCAAGCCTTGGTttccaaagaatgaatggatgtGCTCAGAGCTGCATATTCAATCAAGGACAGAACTGGATCAAGATTTGAGACCTTCTGACTTGGTAATTAATATGTTGTGTTTTGGAAACTTCTGTTATATATTGTGGGGACCGAAATCAATGAGATAAATTCTCTACTTTGAAAACAGCAAGTCTAATGGGGTAATTATAATGTCTGAAAAATATATTACCTAAGGTTCTACAAAGCATTTTTCCACATCTCATGTCAGGATTAATAAAACTACAGTATAACATGAGAAGAGGCATCATCTCCACAGTTCAGCATGGAATGTAGAGGGGAATCAACTCAGCGGAGACTCTAGGGAAATCAAGAGTTTTGTTACCTTGAGGATTCTAGCTCACCAGCAGCCATGGGTCCCTTAGCGGGATGCAGAACCCATAAGATGCACAGTGGACATCAGACATAGTATTCCCCAATATAAAGTGGCACCCACCTAATAGCTTCCAGGACTTATTCCTGGACACAAGAGAGACTTCCTTCAGCCCTGCCCCCAACATCTGACAGAGTACTGGTTCTGCTAGTGCAGAGCAGAGGGTAGGAGTCAGCACAGTACTGCTCAAACTCATTACCTCATCTGATCTTCTCCATTAGCCCTGGAAGAGAAgttttatccccatttcacagatggtaaGACTGTTTCAGCAATGGATCTGTAATCACTGTCAGGTTGATTCCTCCAGTCTCGAGTGCCAGAGGTAATATAAGTTTTATTCATCACTTCACATCCTGACAACAGGAATTTTAAGTGTCTCCCTGCCCTCATAAAGTTACTGAACAGTAATTTTGATTGCATGgtatgtattttctcatttttaaaatatttattatttattttatgacaaaagtcatctatttttttaaggaaaaaaacagacaagAGAAGATAATCTCTTCCATTGCCACCACACAGAGAAAACCACTATTTCCCTTTGGACTTACTCAATTTCATAGTTTTCCCTACTCATGGATGTATTTTTgtaactgcattttttttcaaaaatgagctGATACCATACATGTAgttctgaaaactttttttattaatattttgcaaTGTATCATGAATATCTCTCTTCCATGCACATGGGTGAAAGTCCCCTACTGAAAGACAGAGTGCTGCAGTTGGGTCAAAAGGCTGCTGGTAACGGAGAGTGACACCTAAAGCAACAGATCAGCATAAGGTTAAAGCACATAGCCCGGCAACTGCCTGCCAGGGAAAGCAAGGTCGGCAATATTCCCATAAGAGAGATCAGAATTAAAGGCCAAAGGCATTAAAGATATGGAACATCTTCTAAGTCCTTCTGGCCCCTACCTCCGCCCCTCACTCCCCTGACACCCCGCTGCCCCCTTGGGGCAAACGGATCCTGAACATCTCTTTGCATCCAGTGAAAACTacccattttctgtttttttcttagctCTTCCTGAGCCCTTGACATATCTCCACATTCTCTCATCATCTCCTCACTGCCCAAGTGCCTTTCCTGTAAGTCCTCCTGATAGTCCTTGGGGGAATCATCTGTCCCCCTGTccgtttttctttttgctttcctggGCACATAATCTTCAGCTGGGCGCTTTTCTGCAGCCCGAGGCTCACCCTCAGACTTTGCCAGGGATTCTGGCTTGCCCTCACCTTGTGGTTTTCCCTCATCTTTGGACTTGCcctgattttcttcctttccctcatcTTCTGGTTGCCCTTCGTCATCTGGCTGCCCCTCATTCTGGAGCTTTCCCTCATGCCCTGGCTTCTCCTCCACTTCCagcttttcttcttcatctgattttccttcattttctgtatCAACTTCATCTTCTGGCTTTCCCTCATTTTCTAGAGTTCCTTCGTTTTCTGGCTGTCCTTTGTTTTCTTCGTAGATCTTTTCCATGTTGTGATTCTCTCTTCTTTGCCTGTCCTAGGAGACAAAAAGGAGGACTCAGATTGGGGAAAACAATGCTTGAAAATAATTGCCTTTTATGATTTAGGGTTTTGCTCTCCCTATCCCAAATGACAGATGCCCTCCTacccagacattttttttttctttccttagcaCTTCACACATGTTTATGTGATACAGCCTTACACAAACTTCCACAAGTGCTTCTTTCTGCATTTAACTGAGGTGTGCCACGAAGTGTGTAAGAGCAGTTTTGTCCCTGAACTTTGCTCTGGTGTTAGCTATGCCAGTGACAATTTTAACTAGGTCATCCCAACTTACACTGACCTGCAGGAATCctggctggttttgtttttcccttgccTGCAGTTTTAAGTCTTCTAGAACTGCAGACCCAATAGAATAATGGCCACTTCTCAGATTTCAGGGCTACTCTAATATCTTCAAGGGGCTGCACAGATGTCATGCTTCTTGTCTCTCATTTGTCTCTCACTTCCTTGTTCTCCCCTAGGTCCTCACCAGCCATAAAGCACCATGTTTCTTCCCTTAGAGTCCTGACAGAGGACTGAGACTGCAATCTCTGAGACTGCAGTAGGGTGGCTTGGAGGAGGGCTGGCAGATAGTGGCCTCCTCAGCTTCTGGTCAAGCTTAAGTCCCCCTTactcccaggggtcctgggatagttACTTTTGCCCACTGACCTGCACTGGTCCTGCAggtcttttcttctcttgtctGGGTTGGTGCCTACAACCACAGACCTGAAGACCTGTGGAGAGACAGGAGGCAGGGTGAATGAAGGGTTGAGGAGTGAATGACTGGCAACTGGGAGACTGATCCTTGTCACACTATGGTTGTCAAAACTTCCCCAAATACTGCCAACCCCTTGCCCTTTCCCTTGCTTCTCTGATCCTCCTTCTATAACCCCTCCCTAACAGTCTCCATTTTTCTACCACTGAGCAATGGCAGAGAAAGTTTACTTTCAAAAGGTTTCTATGTTTCTGAATCCTCCTCCCAAATTCCTGTCTCACTTGTTCTTGCATAAAAATAAGGGAGGTTCAGGACAGTGATGTTCAGAAACCAGATCCTTCTGTACTCCGTTATCTGCCTCCCAAGCCTCCCACTCCCGGGTGTCCAGATAGAACAAAGCCCATCACTTCTCTGATAAGGGTGAGGACAGAGTCACCGGGGCAGGGCAGAAATGTCCAGAGCATTCATGACACCCCTTGCCTCTCCACATACACAGAAATACCACGTTTTCCTACAATGCAAGAgacaaattatttccaaattcaGTAAAAATTTTGGCTTATGGTATCTCCTCTCAGTCCTCCCCAGTTTAGAAGACACTCCTCCGCAAAAGGGAGCTGGTCTTCAGACTGAACCTCTGTCCCCTTCCTTTGCAgcacctcctccccctctcccctccacttgcAGCCCACCATTTCCGGCTCCAAAATGGACGGAAGGTGAAGAGATCCAGAGAGCGCAGGCCCTCCCCACAACGGGTTCACAGGCTGTGCCCTCTCCCGCTGCCCTGCAGAGATCAGGCCATATCCTCACTAAGGCCATCCCCCTCTCCCGGCCCTCTCCCGGCCCTCTCCACCAGACATAGCTGGATAGCCTACCTCTTAGGAGATCCCAACGGGTCCCATTCTCAACCCCTggtccctctccatctcctcccgCCAAGCCCGCCGTTTCTTGAACCAAAcaaatggacattggggaaggaaGGTGTAGAGAGAATACAATCCTGGCCCCGCTCGGGTCTTTGCCCTctgccaccccatcccccaccccaggggttCGCAGGTGCCCGTGGGTTTGTGGCCATTCCTGAGAGATAACTCCTCCCATTTCTTTCTGCCATAAGCCCACACTTACCCAGGGAAATAAGAGATGGTACCCAGACCTGTCCTCCAACACTCATACAATTTCCTGCGCCAGAatgaatgggggtgggagggggtgggagggggtggcatCTGGAAAGTATACCGGATCCCTTGTAGCCTCTATCAATTACCACCCCTATGCCAGcgccctccctcttctcctccagctTGTACCTACCTGCAGGGCTTTAGGGCAGTTGCCGCTCTGTCCCTCAGTCTGCAAGCTCTACACAAAAATAGGGAGCTGGTACCTGGAGGAGAGGGACTTCTGCACACGTCGGCTTCTGATCACGTGAAAGAAACGTCACCAGTGGGCTCGGGTCCCTAGTTCCCCTCCCACCAGCAGAAAGTGCGTCAGGAGCCAGCCCACTTCTTCCCCTCATTAGCTGGCTCCCGCCTCGGGGCGCTGAAGTCCCCTCCTCTcaccgccttttttttttttttttccctgtctttgcTAATCCCAAAGGTCAAATGTGGCCCCTTCTCCCTATGGTATGTGTTTGTTCTATCTTATCAGGAAAGGGCTACATCTCCTAGGGCAACTAGCAATTGGTACATCTCTcaggaattttttctttctctcctttgatCTCAAAGCACCTACCCCCTCAATCTACTTCTCCACTCAACCACTGAtgctcatttctcttctcctccagacCTTCTATAATAGATACATGGTGGATTGTCAGGCAGGGAAGCAGATAGTTGAAATGGagattttgtttctaaatatttttttttcagttttacttaATTTACTCCCCTCAGCATGGGTTATTCTTAtaagcaaaaaattaaatagagcTATTTTCATTTGGGGCAAAGGATGTGTTTATGATAGAAAAGCCCCCAACAAGATTCCAAAATTAAGTTCACTGCattaatatttactatatggAAAAATGGATTCAATTAGgaacacacaaaatatttttttaaattttcataaataagTAGTTCTGTCATGTTCTACTAACAATGCATGTATTTATTGTACCCAAACAATCACTGAGTGTTAAGTAGACTTTCTGGAATAAGATGGCTGACACAGTATCGGTCTTGAAAATTTGGCCCATGGTTATTTTCATTCAGAGATTTAGCTGTTGGGCAAAGGCAGCAAAGGATCTGAGGGATGCAGATGTGGTCTGATTTTCTTTCAAGAGGGGAGGAATATGCAATTTCCAGTCCACTTCTCACCTTCCAGAGCCTCTCATCCTTTGCATTCAGGCACCTGACTCTTGCTCACTCAAGAACACACATGGAGAGATGATCAAGGTGACATTTATGCCCTGTCCCCTGACTCTATCCTCACCATTATCAGAGAAGTGATGGGCTTTGTGCTATCTGGACACCTGGGAGTGGGAGGCTTGGGAGGCAGATAATCGAGCACAGAAGGATCTGGCTTCGGAACATCACTGTCCTAAACTTCCCTAATTTTTATGCAAGAACAAGTGA
This region includes:
- the TCEAL5 gene encoding transcription elongation factor A protein-like 5, encoding MEKIYEENKGQPENEGTLENEGKPEDEVDTENEGKSDEEEKLEVEEKPGHEGKLQNEGQPDDEGQPEDEGKEENQGKSKDEGKPQGEGKPESLAKSEGEPRAAEKRPAEDYVPRKAKRKTDRGTDDSPKDYQEDLQERHLGSEEMMRECGDMSRAQEELRKKQKMGSFHWMQRDVQDPFAPRGQRGVRGVRGGGRGQKDLEDVPYL